Proteins encoded by one window of Procambarus clarkii isolate CNS0578487 chromosome 92, FALCON_Pclarkii_2.0, whole genome shotgun sequence:
- the RpS20 gene encoding small ribosomal subunit protein uS10, translated as MASMYDKGDMKGGMMDDGAPIHRIRITLTSSNVKSLEKVCSELVRGAKDKQLKVKGPVRMPTKTLRITTRKTPCGEGSKTWDRFQMRIHKRVIDLHSPSEVVKQITSISIEPDVDVEVTIAE; from the exons ATGGCTTCAATGTACGATAAAGGTGACATGAAGGGGGGGATGATGGATGATGGAGCCCCCATCCATCGCATCCGCATCACACTCACGTCCAGCAATGTCAAATCACTTGAGAAAG TGTGCTCCGAGCTAGTGCGAGGAGCAAAGGACAAGCAGCTGAAGGTGAAGGGGCCAGTGCGCATGCCAACCAAAACACTGCGAATCACCACTCGTAAAACCCCCTGTGGAGAGGGTTCCAAGACCTGGGACCGTTTTCAGATGAGAATACACAAGCGTGTTATTGATCTGCACTCCCCTTCAGAAGTGGTGAAACAGATTACCAGCATCAGCATTGAGCCCGATGTGGATGTTGAAGTCACCATTGCAGAGTAA